In a genomic window of Carassius gibelio isolate Cgi1373 ecotype wild population from Czech Republic chromosome A3, carGib1.2-hapl.c, whole genome shotgun sequence:
- the LOC127943737 gene encoding gastrula zinc finger protein XlCGF8.2DB-like isoform X3, with protein sequence MAFIKVESEDLKIEEVFSVKQEETEEQTGLMTLKEEIGVLNETEDKYKLEKHHEFITEEKTFTCPPAEEIRSCEKKNFTCQQCEKSFNLKGGLTRHMRTHTGEKPYTCKQCGSSFSLCGNLKIHMRVHTGENPFTCQQCGKSFTQKVNLNRHMRTHTGEKPYTCKQCGSSFSLYENLKIHMRTHTGENPFTCQQCGKRFTQKVNLNRHMRTHTGEKPFTCQQCGNSFSLYENLKVHMRVHTGENPFPCEQCGKRFNRKVNLKYHMRLHTGENPFTCQQCGKSFTQKVSLNRHMRTHTGEKP encoded by the exons ATGGCGTTTATTAAAGTGGAGAGTGAAGACCTGAAGATTGAAGAAGTATTCAGTGTCAAACAAGAAgaaactgaggaacaaacag GTCTGATGACACTGAAAGAGGAGATTGGAGTTCTGAATGAAACGGAAGATAAATATAAGCTTGAAAAACACCATGAGTTCATAACTGAAGAAAAAACGTTTACTTGCCCACCGGCTGAAGAGATAAGAAGCTGTGAAAAGAAGAATTTTACCTGTCAACAGTGCGAGAAAAGTTTTAACCTAAAAGGAGGCCTTACCAGGCACATGagaactcacactggagagaaaccttacacctgcaaacAGTGTGGAAGCAGTTTCAGTCTATGTGGAAACCTTAAAatccacatgagagttcacactggagaaaaccctttcacctgccaacagtgtggaaagagtttcacacaaaAAGTAAACCTTAACAGGCACATGagaactcacactggagagaaaccttacacctgcaaacAGTGTGGAAGCAGTTTTAGTCTATATGAAAACCTTAAAATCCACATGAGAACTCACACTGGAGAAAACCCTtttacctgccaacagtgtggaaagcgTTTCACTCAAAAAGTAAACCTTAACAGGCACATGAGAACTCACACGGGAGAGAAGCCGTTCacatgccaacagtgtggaaacagTTTCAGTCTATATGAAAACCTTAAagtccacatgagagttcacactggagaaaacccTTTCCCCTGTGAACAGTGTGGAAAAAGGTTCAACCGAAAAGTAAACCTTAAATACCACATGAgacttcacactggagaaaaccctttcacctgccaacagtgtggaaaaagtttcactCAAAAAGTAAGCCTTAACAGGCACATGAGaactcacaccggagagaagccttaa